The nucleotide window aaaaacagtaataaaaaataaaaaccctgatGCAGAGTCCTAAATGgatcaaatataaatgaaaccatcGGCAAAAGCCTGACTTTTGTCAAGTCACTTGATAACTTAAACTTGGCTGCCAAGtattctggaaattatttttattcattaagtttttttacgattttatattttttaagtaatgtctacacctaACGTTGGACTCCAATTCAATACCCTAagttcaagagttgcatgttcttccaactgagccagccaggtacccctctggAAGCTTTTCGGTCATTCATTATCAGTCTTGAGCATAGGACATGAGGCCATTTGTAGTATCCTActgcgggtgggggggggtggggggggtggggaaggttagaataaagagaggaagaaaactggggactaatttctacttctttgtgtcCTGTAATGTGGGCTCATTAACATTTggttttaagaaggaaggaagaagctcCAATGCTAGCAATCCCTAAAATGCAAACAGCTAACTATTTCTGAAGACTTAAGGAAACCTCCAAGAATGGAAATCTATGCACGAAGAAAAATGGTGCTAAAACCAAGTTATAGATTCCTTTAAATTTCATAAGCGCAAAAAGTTTATTCTGAATAAATCATTTTATACAGTAATTACTGGAAAAAATGTTCATTACTTTAGCTATTTACTTAACAATTCAAATTATCCAAGCAAAATAAACatggcaataaaaaaaatgtaagaaatttacAAAAGCTATACgaaataacttatttaaaaattaagactgaTACAGTCTATAAAATCTCTTCAAGAGAGCTATACTGTTACAGATCTATGTATCTTTTCTCAGGGGATGAAAGAAAGGATGCTTTAAGGCTTCTCTGAGAGTAATCCTTTTAGCTGGATCATACTGTAACATTTTCTCAATGAGGTCAAAGAGAAGTTCATGTTCAGCATCCTGAGAGAGCATAAAttcctgaaaggaaaagaaatacagtcAACAATCTTTTCTActaccatttattaccattttattttctaccataaaaagaagggaaattcaAGGTTTTGATAATTTAAGCCCAGGCTTAAATGGGCCAGGCTCACCTTCAGAGGTTTACAGCGCCTTGAAACATATCTGCCAGCAGAACTGTGTTCATCCCAGTCTAATCGATCATGATGGAAATATTTACGTTTCCTAAAAGTAAATACCCATTCATTTATAATGCTGacaatgaaaacttaaaaacatctAGCAAAAGTGATTGGTTTCATCACTTATGATGATTTTATTGATCAAAGATTAACACTTTTCTAGAGACTTGGAAAATTACTTAAGTGAAGATGCATTTGTCAAACTTCACCATTTCataaaattctaaacagaatataaaaccaaGTGGTACGAAAGATGTACCTACTCTTAAACATACCTCGTTTTCTGTATCATATGTTTTGGTAAAGGTCCAAGAATTCTTTCCATCATTGCCAAATGCTCCTTACTATCATGTGTCTAAAATAACAAACAGAACTTATTAAGCACATTGTGCACTTTGATCTCATTTAACACAGCTGCTACACTTCTAGTCCAGAAAGAGGTCACAAGGAAGGTGATTACTAAAAAAGGGCAAACTTTTAGCAAGTTACAGCTGATAACAAATATCAAGGCACACAGAACAAGGTCACCAATGACTTCTCTAAATCAACAGCATAATTGTTTataaatccttaaaaatgtttttaaataaaataataaattatgaagggaaatacaaataccCAATAGCATCAGAGTCACAggactttcatttctttatactcATCTACAGTTAAGtctacaaggagaaaaaaagctaCCTAAATGTGCATACTTTGCATTAAAGTGCTCATTCACataagactaaataaataaataaataaataaataaataaataaagggctcATCCACACAAACAAGCACTTTTCTTGAGCAAAGCCATCGAAACAGATCACGGTCACTTACTGGAAATACTGTAAACCCAAGGTAGTATTCAATAAGAATACATCCTATACTCCAGACATCACACGGCTGGGACCATCCCAGGGctgcaaagcaaagcaaactgTCAGAAAAAGACTTCAATATTCCTTGAAGACCTAAAAAATGCCATAAAGATTAAGACtagaattctaaattttaaagtgAGCTTCaataaagatatatatagaaGTTCCCAAACCATAATTAAGAAGTAACTTACCTAAAATAACTTCAGGTGCCCTATAATGCCTTGTAGATACCAATGTACTGTGATGTTCATCATCATATGTTGCACTTCCAAAGTCTACAACTTTAATATCTGGATTTATTAAGGTACGTTCATCACGTTTCTGAAAATCGTAATTCATGGGTTAAGGAGGCATAATACCTTGAGGCATAAAATATTCACTTCTAACTATGAAAATACTAATACACTGAAGACTTACCATTTTGGGATTATATGCCTCTGTGTAGTCAGACTGCACAAATAAGATGTTTTCAGGCTTTAAGTCTGTGTGAGTCAACTTATTACTGTGCAGAACTGAGAATGAAACAAACAACTACTGTAATTGGAAAATCAAAAACCTAACCAAACTCAAAGCCCTACaacaaaaaacctctctgatGCCTCTTCCACAGGTCCAAAGTTGTCAACAACTTTGACAACAAGAAAGTTGTTTCTGCCAACAGCTGGCTAGAAAACCACCCACTACCTTCAGTTAGTCCACCGCCAGCTAACAGCTAACTactcaaaaagtaaagaaagaagtaTCTTTCTCTTACAAAGCCAAGATTTATCATTCTTTAACCCAGTGGTTCCGGGTTAGTATTTTTAAGAATCAAGCTAAATTACAGTCTTCTCTATGACAATGTACTATTGTACGATAGACAATATACTACTTACTGAATAAAACGCAATGAACTGACCAGCAGCTGGTTATCAACATCTTCCTCATACCTACTCTTAGgccaggtttttatttttttttttatttttaaaaatttttttaacatttatttatttttgagacagagagagacacagcatgaacaggggaggggcagagagagagggagacacagaatcggaagcaggctccaggctctgagccgtcagcccagagcccgacgcggggctcgaactcacggaccgcgagatcgtgacctgagctgaagtcagacgctttaaccgactgagccacccaggcgcccctaggccaGGTTTTTAAGACCTATAGGTTAGatcccattttttatttaaaaatcccaatCAGTCTGGCACTAGATCAGTCTCAACAAACTCAAGATTCTCATTCTCAAAGATATGCCAAGTACTCACAATTCACGGACTTGCATATCTGATATGCCATCTTCCTGATATGATCCAGACGAAATGGTAGAAAACCATTTTCCTTAATGAAGTCATAAGTACTAAGTCCTAGTAGTTCAAATACAATGCAAATATGACCATGATGCTCAAACCACTCCAACATCTGGACACAGCGgctataaacatatgaaaaataactgAGTACAGCTTCTTACAATTCAAATCTACGTGACAGaattttctgaattgtttttataCTTACAATGTACTGCTGGGGTCTGTTGTATTCAAGTGTTCCAGAACTTGTATTTCTGAGCGAGCAGCTTCACAGTATCTATccacatttttaactatttttactGCTACATGTCTACCTCCTCTGTTAGAAAAAGtccaagtcaaaaaaaaaatgttaaagatgaTGTCCTACTCCATTTTCCTATCACTCTTTTCAAACTGTGCGACTTCTACTTTGACCCACTGTATTTATCTTCTTAAATCTGTGGTCTAACATTTGGTTTTATCAGATGTACTATATGGAAGTACTCTCTTATAACTGCAACTCAATGTAAATAATGAGAACGatgcatatttttttcatcaaaccACCACTCACATGAATGTTTTGGTCCTTCTACTAAAATGTATGTTAATAGTTGTAATTTAATAAGAACATTGGGGATATCACCACTTCAGTTTGTATTCCAATTAAGACTCAAAACATGTACATATAACAGTTTCTCCTTATAATACCTggcaaatattttatcaaattcttcCTTTGTCTACGTTACCAGAAAACTTTAGAGATAGTAGGAGCATAGTATGGAGCTCCAGCTCTCAAAACCTTACTAACCAATAGTAGGAAGCCTTCTCTAGTCATTTGTTTAGAAAAACTCTGCCAttcaaaaggggggaaaaattcaaaaagaagacaaaaaaggtAAAAGGAGAGTTCTTACATTATctcaagaaattttaatttgaagaacATGAATAAAGCAACATGTAATACCATTTTACAAGAGTATTCAACCCTAATGGTGTAATCACAATGATAGCatctaaaaatacagattcctaggTTAACTACTCTGATAATTGTTTCAACATGCCTTAGGTAAGCAAAATTCCAAATACCCCTAACATAAAACCAAGGCTTTGAAAAGTTCTGATTTAGATCACTGATCTGGGGCAGGGGGGATCACAATTTCCCAGTGGGATAACAAAAGAATActttctaaaacaataaaacctgCTCTCAGCTTAAAATTAAAGGCTACGTACACTACTAATAGCTAATacttaaaaaatgcaaagtgCTAGTACCTTTTACTGGGAATTTCCCACATTACagtaaaaaaaccaaatgaaaggaTATAATAATATATCTCATTCAGACCAGTCTAAAGCTGCTAAAATTTTCTAATGCTGATGACCTCCCCAAATGCAATTACAGTAGGAAACTTACGCTTTATGATCAATGCACTCCACGACTTTTCCAAAAGCTCCTTCTCCTAAAGTATCAACAATTTCAtctaaaagagagaaataaagctcAGTCATACCAAGAAGTGGAAATAATTTACTTATCATAATAAATGCTATCAATGCACATTATTCTAGTTGATGCTACAAATTTCCTTATCACTAGACATTTTACTGGTCAACACtgtcaaaaaacatttataactatttttaggtctaatttcattcttaaGTTCATTTTATTAACTTGATTTACTGTTTTGGAAGTTCtgcttaacaaatattaaatttctaaagaaagaaaaaacacaatccCCACCcaccaaaagaaatggaaaacaaacaaaaaacagagaaagaaaaaaagatttccaaatccctgaaatgtttatatatagaTTATGTTATCTGAAAAGTTAATAAGTGTTGAAAAATATTCTATACATCTTGCACTTAGTACGTCTCCACTCTGACAGATCAGGTGACCCTCCTCATCATCCTCTACACTCCTGGTTCTTTTCCTTCGGTGACTCTTCTGGAAACGTCAAGTGGGCGGCACCAAGATCATCCAGCCAATCAATATACCCGAGTGAATTCAGGGCAGAATACGAAATTCATTCAGCGGGGAGATATTCAGGCATTCAGATACACGCCAGGCCACAAACGGTTGGCAGGAGCAATTTCAAATTCAGTCCCCAGAAATTCACAGGGCACATAGTTTatgttaacaggagaaaaacatggCAAGGAACAGATTTTCAGATAAGATACTCAAAGTGGCAAGGCAACAAAACATAATacaattgtttttcttaaaaaaaaaaaaaaatgcttagttGTAGCATTCactgaaacataattttaagtTTCTAGTGTTCTAATTTAATGTTGCAAAATTGTAGGATGTAATAGTTACTTGGTCAAAGTAGACTGTGGCCAAATTAAGACTTCCTAGCTAATCTAACAAATATTGaagcagtaaataaaattaaagtcctaattttggggagaaaaaaaaaaaagatttggcatACAAGAATAACACtatgtcatttaaaatgtcatctGAACTATCTTCAAATTAACCCATAACCCATAATGTTCCAATCTGTTAAGTGGTTtgcttaatgaaaaaataattagaaagcatGCTTTGCTAGAAAAAGGCATGCCTAAACCTttaatcttacaaaaataaaatgcctattcTACTTTTGTGATAAACTTCAATTTAT belongs to Panthera tigris isolate Pti1 chromosome C1, P.tigris_Pti1_mat1.1, whole genome shotgun sequence and includes:
- the CLK1 gene encoding dual specificity protein kinase CLK1, whose product is MRHLKRTYCPDWEEKDWDCGKWRSSSSHKRKKRSHSSARENKHCKYNHSKTSDSHYVENRSINEKDYHSRRYIDEYRNDYSQGCEPGHRHRDHESRYQNHSSKSSGRSGRSSYKSKHRIHHSTSHHRSHGKSHRRKRTRSVEDDEEGHLICQSGDVLSARYEIVDTLGEGAFGKVVECIDHKAGGRHVAVKIVKNVDRYCEAARSEIQVLEHLNTTDPSSTFRCVQMLEWFEHHGHICIVFELLGLSTYDFIKENGFLPFRLDHIRKMAYQICKSVNFLHSNKLTHTDLKPENILFVQSDYTEAYNPKMKRDERTLINPDIKVVDFGSATYDDEHHSTLVSTRHYRAPEVILALGWSQPCDVWSIGCILIEYYLGFTVFPTHDSKEHLAMMERILGPLPKHMIQKTRKRKYFHHDRLDWDEHSSAGRYVSRRCKPLKEFMLSQDAEHELLFDLIEKMLQYDPAKRITLREALKHPFFHPLRKDT